From the genome of Streptomyces sp. NBC_01116, one region includes:
- the msrB gene encoding peptide-methionine (R)-S-oxide reductase MsrB, whose translation MSYDVEKPDEQWREELTPAEYAVLRQAGTEPAFVGEYTDTKTAGVYSCRACGAELFRSDTKFASHCGWPSFYDPKDTDAVELVEDRAHGMVRTEVRCSRCGSHLGHVFEGEGYPTPTDQRYCINSISLTLAPDES comes from the coding sequence GTGTCGTACGACGTCGAGAAGCCGGACGAGCAGTGGCGGGAAGAGCTGACCCCCGCCGAGTACGCGGTGCTGCGCCAGGCCGGCACCGAACCCGCCTTCGTGGGTGAGTACACCGACACCAAGACGGCGGGCGTCTACTCCTGCCGGGCCTGCGGGGCGGAGCTGTTCCGCTCCGACACCAAGTTCGCGTCGCACTGCGGCTGGCCGTCCTTCTACGACCCGAAGGACACCGACGCGGTCGAGCTGGTCGAGGACCGCGCCCACGGCATGGTCCGCACCGAGGTGCGCTGCTCACGCTGCGGCTCGCACCTGGGCCACGTCTTCGAGGGCGAGGGCTACCCGACCCCCACGGACCAGCGCTACTGCATCAACTCGATCTCGCTGACCCTGGCGCCGGACGAGAGCTGA
- the murC gene encoding UDP-N-acetylmuramate--L-alanine ligase produces MAPGIPAAMERPHFIGIGGAGMSGIAKILAQRGAKVAGSDAKESATAESLRALGATVHIGHAAAHLADDASCVVVSSAIRADNPELLRANELSVPVVHRSDALASLMNGLRAIAVAGTHGKTTTTSMLAVALSSLSLAPSYAIGGDLEGPGTNATHGEGDIFVAEADESDRSFQKYDPEVAIVLNVELDHHANYASMDEIYDSFETFVGKVVPGGTLVVSADQPGAVELTRRVRDLSDLKVVTYGSAENADVRVHKVTPRGLTSEVTVLLNGKFLTFTVSVPGSHYAHNAVAALAAGVALGIPAHNLASALGSYTGVKRRLQLKGEAAGVQVIDSYAHHPTEMTADLEAMRGAAADARILVVFQPHLFSRTQELGTEMGQALALADASVVLDIYPAREDPIPGVTSTLIIDAAKAAGAEVTAVHDQADVPAAVAGMAKPGDLVLTMGAGDVTDLGPRILDHLSSGR; encoded by the coding sequence ATGGCACCCGGCATTCCCGCCGCCATGGAACGACCCCACTTCATCGGCATCGGCGGCGCCGGAATGTCGGGCATCGCGAAGATCCTCGCCCAGCGCGGGGCGAAGGTGGCGGGCAGCGACGCGAAGGAGTCCGCCACCGCCGAGTCCCTGCGGGCGCTGGGGGCGACCGTGCACATCGGACACGCGGCGGCCCACCTGGCCGACGACGCGTCCTGCGTGGTCGTCTCCAGCGCCATCCGCGCCGACAACCCGGAGCTGCTCCGCGCCAACGAGCTGTCGGTCCCCGTGGTGCACCGCTCGGACGCGCTGGCCTCCCTGATGAACGGCCTGCGCGCCATCGCGGTCGCCGGCACCCACGGCAAGACGACCACGACGTCGATGCTGGCCGTCGCCCTCTCCTCGCTGAGCCTGGCCCCCTCGTACGCCATCGGCGGCGACCTGGAGGGCCCCGGCACCAACGCCACGCACGGCGAGGGGGACATCTTCGTCGCCGAGGCGGACGAGAGCGACCGCAGCTTCCAGAAGTACGACCCCGAGGTCGCGATCGTCCTCAACGTCGAGCTGGACCACCACGCGAACTACGCCTCGATGGACGAGATCTACGACTCCTTCGAGACGTTCGTCGGCAAGGTCGTCCCCGGCGGCACCCTGGTCGTCTCCGCCGACCAGCCCGGCGCCGTCGAGCTGACCCGTCGGGTCCGCGACCTCTCCGACCTCAAGGTCGTCACCTACGGCTCCGCCGAGAACGCCGACGTACGCGTCCACAAGGTCACCCCGCGCGGCCTGACCAGCGAGGTCACGGTCCTGCTCAACGGGAAGTTCCTGACCTTCACCGTCTCGGTCCCCGGCAGCCACTACGCCCACAACGCGGTCGCCGCCCTCGCCGCCGGGGTCGCCCTCGGCATCCCGGCGCACAACCTGGCCTCCGCGCTCGGCAGCTACACCGGGGTCAAGCGCCGTCTCCAGCTCAAGGGCGAGGCGGCGGGCGTGCAGGTCATCGACTCGTACGCGCACCACCCCACCGAGATGACCGCCGACCTGGAGGCCATGCGCGGCGCGGCCGCCGACGCCCGCATCCTGGTCGTCTTCCAGCCGCACCTGTTCTCCCGTACGCAGGAGCTGGGCACCGAGATGGGCCAGGCCCTCGCCCTGGCCGACGCCTCCGTCGTCCTGGACATCTACCCGGCCCGTGAGGACCCGATCCCGGGCGTCACCAGCACCCTGATCATCGACGCGGCGAAGGCGGCCGGAGCCGAGGTCACCGCCGTCCACGACCAGGCCGACGTCCCCGCCGCCGTCGCGGGAATGGCGAAGCCCGGCGATCTCGTTCTCACCATGGGAGCGGGCGATGTCACCGACCTCGGCCCGCGCATCCTGGACCACCTGTCGAGCGGCCGGTAG